The Lucilia cuprina isolate Lc7/37 chromosome 5, ASM2204524v1, whole genome shotgun sequence genome includes a window with the following:
- the LOC111684012 gene encoding neuralized-like protein 4: MATGGTTNIGGSCGGGGINATNNNLQLLQTFHQRCGRRITLSNGNRTATRSARDFSHALVFSAEPLINDVLFEVVIEKKNHCWGGSIEIGVTSESPEKLELPSCATVMRNGTWVMSGIDVRKDGLCLTEFYGTDLETLNENDRVGVMRTSNNELIFYVNGESQGIAARNMPSPLWALVDLYGRCIQVSICPVEGSGGGEFSDTSSQHSQQVVQNIDVPMCVDVTVTSSFNPYPTNTHSESMGSVAAAAVLSSLPTSGFCSLPLTNAGTTTSSISSSVGDYYDMNDRLRFHTRCGSLVKLSPSCRSAERRRPLDEFNNGVVMTHRPLKDNELFEIRIDKLVDKWSGSIEVGVTTHNPNVLHFPATMTNMRSGTIMMSGCGILTNGKGTRRQYGEFNLDELREGDRVGMMRKSNGNLHYYINGQDQGVAATRVASTLWGVIDLYGMTIKVTIVDRDEREQQNLVTRRNNLISSNASTAIGGLGNVLANGSGLGNSAAPTPVLSLLSPESEVAAMADSAVTAPAGNQRNTDRLTFHPLCGSHACVTHSGRTALRPNASDDFNNGVVLTRRPLRPNELFQVRLERVVTKWAGSVEMGVTTHNAEELEFPFTMTNVRDGTWMMTGNGVMHNGITVIEKYGENLDRLQVGDRVGVVRKDDGTLHFFVNGVDQGPAATKVPERVYGVIDLYGQAAQASIVDTSECNSPDTGNSTISNTTLYSETPLRFHTIHGKNASISNSGLTASRPNSLAEFNDAIVFSNRPLRQRELFEVVLETMVRHWSGNIEIGVTGSRPEDIQLAANATEMDASDTIILCGPMIFHNRKKLRSNVLVDLDTLGAGARVGVMRNGDSIHFFIDGVDQGPACECRSPNVWAVIDLYGQCAQVSLTQTPVADMRAPYATSENSQSCQATSVIQPATLETKHRWTCISGNVTLTQNWTMASRLTGASAALSRCVVFSEHPLSVGSPFEIKLVSHNPLFAGCLNIGITDLNLSDDNVRKNIPLSIKRIPANVWYVSGNEVRYNSTLLQRSMTSLEWLRVGDRIALELTPTRTLRILLNSEDMNIQFQNVPNDVYVVVELQGSTMAVQVISSQGPTSPLRPFSLRLQDSLEFGVDPLNKQDSMLESIDSEALVYEFSEYYGKNIRLLEDHRSAMRTQSYNNALVYVTKPLCKGESISIKIDAINSKWKGTIGLGVVGQCPNLTNSSALPPSIIQCKRPCWVATHDYININGQKIASKYGEALEHIQPGTVITMTLTHAGMLIIMVGSINLEDLTAGLSNHVYPVFDLYGKCERITIITGSDAARNGTPIIEESSALEHDSLNDQDSNVPQCEKADLEVHEKETEQQSSSIQMNGGPSSSSSAAAMSRSVMESVSENLLLNMSIKNRSVEQGRVEPSSSSSCCLRESLQLQHTTNLNIQRSQSTQRFLFHNALIAYAYTPPTDNYLIVVDGPSTSSATATTSTLPTNQQNYDTNKEIENTEELGAVGGSSPREDVNCSETKGNLHELNEEANLALQQQQRSNEDTNYENTNSLEQDGNNENNMEGNSNANNASTVNATNALNEDNEYRENPLEGSEEQETNVEVYNDRLLFLRQLHLQRRQEQQRLQQQQQHFNLENNSSSSSTQFDSMQSIASIERKDCEYLKLVQQFRSSLVLPDTFFQSSIEPICFCTHCNAQASEKLHGWVYFKLNQQTVNSNSSTQHALDSDVHGDWLPLFYMTRVDKIRAILDHGQPLPMDTNGETHNHASGNQKDEPGTRLELHFTPNSTAIIPINQQHKYHFNGQAYKINTAFEVYVRRQSICASSKATANDIAKLHDAERRSSTSDVDLAGSSSAGAVGGHNANSAVDCYAGPSTSLSSAPVIKDQTWFTKEAGACVITALILKLDKLSSSVAGANELY; the protein is encoded by the exons ATGGCTACTGGTGGTACAACTAATATTGGAGGTTCATGTGGTGGTGGAGGCATAAATGCTACcaataataatttacaattattaCAAACATTCCATCAACGTTGTGGCCGACGCATTACCTTGTCCAATGGCAATCGCACGGCCACACGTTCCGCTAGAGATTTTAGTCATGCATTGGTATTTAGTGCAGAGCCATTGATAAATGATGTTTTGTTTGAAGTGGTTATAGAGAAAAAG AATCATTGTTGGGGCGGCAGTATAGAAATTGGTGTTACCTCGGAGTCGCCGGAAAAATTAGAATTGCCCTCATGTGCTACGGTTATGCGTAATGGCACTTGGGTTATGTCTGGCATTGATGTGCGTAAAGATGGTTTGTGTCTGACAGAGTTCTATGGTACCGATTTGGAGACCTTGAATGAAAATGATCGTGTGGGTGTTATGCGTACTTCCAATAATGAGTTGATTTTCTATGTTAATGGTGAATCACAAGGTATAGCAGCGCGTAATATGCCCAGTCCATTGTGGGCTTTAGTGGATCTTTATGGCCGCTGTATACAAGTTTCGATATGCCCGGTGGAGGGTAGTGGTGGTGGA GAATTTTCCGATACATCTTCACAACATTCTCAACAGGTGGTGCAGAACATTGATGTACCCATGTGTGTGGATGTCACTGTAACCAGCTCTTTTAATCCCTATCCCACCAATACTCATTCCGAATCTATGGGTTCTGTAGCAGCAGCTGCTGTACTATCCTCTCTGCCCACTTCAGGATTTTGCAGTTTACCTTTAACCAATGCAGGCACAACAACTTCTTCTATCTCCTCCTCAGTGGGTGATTATTATGACATGAACGATCGTTTAAGATTTCATACACGTTGTGGTTCGTTGGTAAAACTTTCACCCAGCTGTCGTTCGGCTGAAAGACGTAGACCTTTGGATGAGTTTAACAATGGTGTTGTTATGACTCATCGACCGCTAAAGGATAATGAACTCTTTGAGATACGCATAGATAAGTTAGTGGACAAATGGTCGGGCTCCATAGAGGTGGGTGTAACAACGCACAATCCTAATGTCTTACATTTTCCGGCCACAATGACAAATATGCGTTCGGGAACTATTATGATGTCTGGTTGTGGTATTTTAACCAATGGCAAGGGTACCCGACGCCAATATGGAGAATTCAATTTGGATGAATTGCGTGAGGGTGATCGTGTTGGTATGATGCGTAAATCGAATGGTAATTTACATTACTACATCAATGGCCAGGATCAGGGTGTGGCGGCGACGAGAGTAGCATCTACTCTGTGGGGTGTTATTGACCTCTATGGCATGACCATTAAGGTGACCATAGTAGATCGTGACGAAAGAGAACAGCAGAATTTGGTGACCAGGCGTAATAATTTGATATCTTCCAATGCTTCTACCGCCATAGGAGGTTTAGGAAATGTTTTGGCAAATGGCAGTGGTTTGGGTAATTCTGCTGCCCCTACTCCAGTTCTAAGTCTACTTAGTCCAGAAAGTGAAGTGGCTGCCATGGCCGATTCAGCAGTCACTGCTCCAGCTGGTAATCAGCGCAATACTGATCGTTTAACTTTTCATCCCTTGTGTGGTTCGCATGCTTGTGTAACGCACTCGGGTAGGACGGCGTTGAGACCTAA TGCTTCCGATGACTTCAATAATGGCGTTGTTTTGACTCGTAGGCCTTTAAGGCCCAATGAATTGTTTCAAGTGCGTTTGGAAAGGGTGGTAACCAAATGGGCGGGTTCAGTGGAAATGGGGGTTACTACACACAATGCTGAGGAATTGGAATTTCCATTTACCATGACTAATGTTAG AGATGGTACTTGGATGATGACCGGTAACGGTGTTATGCACAATGGCATAACGGTTATTGAAAAATATGGAGAAAATTTAGATCGCTTGCAGGTGGGTGATCGCGTAGGCGTAGTGCGAAAAGACGATGGTACTTTACATTTCTTTGTTAATGGTGTCGATCAAGGACCCGCGGCCACTAAAGTCCCTGAACGTGTATATGGCGTCATAGATTTATATGGCCAGGCGGCCCAGGCTTCCATTGTCGATACTTCCGAGTGTAATAGTCCTGATACAGGCAACTCTACTATCTCCAATACCACTTTATATAGTGAAACTCCTTTAAGATTTCATACGATACACGGTAAAAACGCCAGTATTTCGAATAGTGGTTTGACGGCCTCACGTCCCAATTCTCTGGCTGAATTTAATGATGCCATTGTTTTCAGTAATCGACCTTTAAGACAGAGGGAACTATTCGAGGTGGTATTGGAGACTATGGTACGCCATTGGTCGGGTAATATTGAAATTGGTGTAACTGGATCGCGACCCGAAGATATACAACTTGCTGCCAATGCCACCGAAATGGATGCTAGTGATACGATTATTTTATGTGGTCCAATGATTTTCCACAATCGTAAGAAATTACGCTCAAATGTTTTAGTGGACCTAGATACTTTAGGTGCCGGTGCTAGGGTGGGTGTTATGCGTAATGGCGACTCTATACATTTCTTTATTGATGGTGTCGATCAGGGACCGGCCTGTGAATGTCGTTCACCAAATGTTTGGGCTGTTATTGATTTGTATGGTCAGTGTGCCCAGGTTTCTCTTACCCAGACACCTGTTGCTGATATGCGTGCCCCGTATGCTACCAGCGAGAATTCTCAAAGCTGCCAGGCCACCTCTGTTATACAACCGGCTACATTAGAAACCAAACATCGTTGGACTTGTATATCGGGTAATGTCACGTTAACACAAAATTGGACTATGGCTTCACGTTTAACTGGAGCCTCAGCAGCATTGTCGAGATGTGTGGTATTTTCCGAGCACCCTTTGAGTGTGGGCTCACCATTTGAAATAAAGTTGGTGTCACACAATCCTTTGTTTGCCG gtTGTCTTAACATTGGTATAACCGATCTAAATCTATCCGATGACAATGTTCGTAAAAATATCCCATTAAGCATTAAACGCATACCAGCTAATGTTTGGTATGTTTCGGGCAATGAAGTGCGCTATAATTCAACACTTTTGCAAAGATCCATGACTTCCCTAGAGTGGTTGCGTGTAGGCGATCGCATTGCTTTGGAATTGACACCAACGAGAACgttaagaattttattgaattctGAGGACATGAATATACAATTTCAGAATGTACCAAAT GATGTTTATGTTGTTGTAGAGCTGCAAGGTTCAACCATGGCTGTACAAGTCATATCATCACAAGGACCCACTTCACCTTTAAGGCCATTTAGTTTACGTTTACAAGATTCTTTAGAGTTCGGTGTAGATCCATTAAATAAACAAGATTCCATGTTAGAATCTATAGATTCGGAAGCGTTAGTCTATGAGTTTTCCGAATATTATGGTAAAAATATACGTTTATTGGAAGATCATAGATCTGCCATGCGTACACAATCGTACAATAATGCTTTGGTTTATGTTACAAAACCTTTATGTAAAGGAGAGAGTATAAGT ataaaaattgaTGCGATCAACAGCAAATGGAAGGGTACTATTGGTTTGGGTGTAGTGGGACAATGTCCCAATCTAACAAATTCCTCAGCACTACCACCGTCCATTATACAATGTAAACGTCCTTGTTGGGTAGCCACTCAtgattatattaatataaatggcCAAAAAATAGCCTCTAAATATGGTGAGGCCTTGGAACATATACAACCGGGCACTGTTATAACCATGACTTTAACACATGCTGGCATGTTAA TCATTATGGTTGGTTCGATTAATTTGGAAGATTTGACAGCTGGTCTTTCAAATCATGTTTATCCCGTATTCGATCTTTACGGCAAATGTGAACGTATTACCATTATAACCGGCAGTGATGCTGCCCGCAATGGTACACCCATTATAGAAGAATCTTCCGCTTTGGAACATGATTCATTAAATGATCAAGATTCTAATGTGCCGCAATGTGAGAAGGCCGATTTAGAAGTTCATGAAAAAGAAACTGAACAACAATCTTCTAGTATTCAAATGAATGGTGGTccatcttcttcttcttctgctGCTGCTAT GAGTCGTTCGGTTATGGAAAGCGTTTCAgagaatttattattaaatatgtccATTAAGAATCGTTCTGTAGAACAGGGACGTGTAGAGCCTAGTTCTTCTTCGTCATG TTGTCTTCGCGAATCGTTACAACTCCAACATACCACCAATCTTAATATACAGCGCAGCCAAAGTACACAAAGATTTTTATTCCACAATGCTTTGATTGCGTATGCCTATACACCACCCACAGACAATTATTTGATAGTGGTAGATGGTCCGTCAACTTCGTCGGCCACAGCCACAACATCGACATTGCCCACAAATCAACAGAACTATGACACgaataaagaaattgaaaataccGAAGAATTGGGAGCTGTGGGCGGTTCTTCACCCAGAGAAGATGTTAATTGCAGTGAAACTAAAGGAAATTTACATGAACTAAATGAAGAAGCCAATTTAGCATTGCAGCAACAGCAGCGCAGTAATGAAGATACAAATTATGAAAATACCAATAGTTTAGAACAAGATGGTAATAATGAGAATAATATGGAAGGAAATTCAAATGCAAATAATGCATCAACTGTTAATGCTACTAATGCATTGAACGAGGATAATGAGTATAGAGAAAATCCTTTGGAGGGAAGTGAAGAACAGGAGACAAATGTAGAAGTTTATAATGATCGTTTGCTGTTCCTGCGACAATTGCACTTGCAAAGACGTCAGGAACAGCAGAGattgcaacagcagcaacaacatttcaatttggaaaataattcTTCTTCTTCGTCCACTCAATTCGATAGTATGCAATCGATAGCCTCTATAGAACGTAAAGattgtgaatatttaaaattggtaCAACAATTTCGTAGCTCTCTTGTACTGCCCGATACATTCTTTCAATCGTCTATCGAACCTATATGTTTTTGTACCCATTGCAATGCCCAGGCCTCGGAGAAGTTGCATGGTtgggtttattttaaattaaaccaacagacagtCAACTCGAATTCTTCCACACAGCATGCTTTAGATTCTGATGTACACGGTGATTGGTTGCCTTTATTCTATATGACTAGGGTGGATAAAATACGGGCAATTTTAGATCATGGCCAACCCTTACCCATGGATACAAATGGTGAAACACATAATCATGCTTCTGGCAATCAAAAGGATGAACCAGGCACAAGACTTGAATTGCATTTTACACCCAATTCCACAGCTATTATACCCATAAATCAACAGCATAAGTATCATTTCAATGGACAAGCCTATAAAATCAATACCGCTTTTGAGGTTTATGTGAGAAGACAAAGTATATGCGCTTCTTCTAAAGCCACAGCAAATGATATCGCAAAACTACATGATGCCGAAAGACGTTCTTCTACTTCAGATGTTGATCTAGCCGGTTCATCGTCCGCAGGAGCGGTTGGTGGTCATAATGCTAATAGTGCTGTTGATTGTTATGCTGGTCCCTCCACTTCCCTTTCATCGGCTCCAGTTATTAAGGATCAAACTTGGTTTACAAAAGAAGCTGGGGCATGTGTTATTACCGCCTTAATACTCAAACTGGATAAATTGTCATCATCCGTAGCGGGTGCTAATGaattatattag
- the LOC111684014 gene encoding uncharacterized protein LOC111684014 produces the protein MDLDEEMIEEHLDEEYQDSEISEEFMQFETQIEELEKKKLIAKYDQELLDKLEKAIALLRLHVQNYQRIVIFNRRRAKQRLKRRQSTLRNFFIQSLMEMQIRFAEMLPLTIEPQVIGENNSTNNEQKFEDATTIESSLSKEAGHTQPNNAILATAVSTKSCLTRKEEKVESHTNSKPTEEVSFINEEDESSETMCFYKDVVSKFTNDQWLDTFHMPKDIFDLICARLKSSLLDIELPLESWIAMCVYMLATGSTFSSAAMLFNVEIFYARRSLFKFISCLIKEFSEETLTMPKTKKEFDRISNGFQKASNMTPCVAGVLILFEVPHVCACGRNRNCGGKNLRVQICLDNRLLIRKVETTTQKPTMFLRSPNEISVNWKKFSDTCIVPYFIVAPPGYPLRTWLMQKYDKPKETWEYEFNKCFRSLNIYKDVAMKRLFGRWHILNTTECIIPESKTFIVKACCILHNLLEDRREYFSMEWSKDFNAARYEYKLGTAVTQFYNDSKPAIEKRNSIAKLINLTKVQEAN, from the exons atggATTTGGatg AGGAAATGATTGAAGAGCATTTAGACGAAGAATATCAAGACAGTGAAATTTCGGAAGAATTTATGCAGTTTGAGACACAAATTGAggaattagaaaagaaaaaactcatTGCCAAATATGACCAGGAACTTTTAGATAAATTGGAAAAGGCTATAGCTTTACTAAGATTACATGTACAAAACTATCAACGCATAGTGATATTTAATAGGCGAAGAGCCAAACAACGTTTGAAACGAAGACAAAGTACgttaagaaatttctttatacaATCCTTAATGGAGATGCAAATAAGATTTGCGGAAATGTTGCCGCTAACAATAGAACCACAAGTAATAGGAGAAAACAACAGCACAAATAATGAACAAAAGTTTGAGGATGCCACAACAATTGAATCTTCACTCAGTAAGGAAGCAGGTCATACTCAGCCAAACAATGCCATCTTAGCGACAGCAGTTTCAACCAAAAGTTGTTTAACCAGAAAAGAAGAAAAGGTTGAAAGTCATACTAACAGTAAACCAACTGAGGAGGTGAGCTTTATTAACGAAGAAGATGAATCTTCAGAAACTATGTGTTTTTACAAAGATGTTGTTTCCAAATTTACCAATGATCAGTGGCTAGATACATTCCATATGCCCAAAGATATATTCGATCTTATATGTGCTAGACTAAAAAGCTCTTTGCTGGATATTGAACTACCTTTGGAATCCTGGATTGCCATGTGTGTTTATATGCTAGCTACCGGCAGTACATTTAGTTCTGCTGCCATGCTTTTTAATGTGGAGATATTTTACGCAAGAAGatctttatttaagtttataagCTGTCTGATAAAAGAATTTTCGGAAGAGACCTTAACTATGCCGAAAACTAAAAAAGAGTTTGATAGAATATCTAATGGTTTTCAAAAAGCTTCCAATATGACACCCTGCGTAGCGGGAGTCTTAATTCTATTCGAGGTGCCGCATGTCTGTGCTTGTGGACGCAATAGAAACTGTGGCGGTAAAAACCTTAGAGTACAAATTTGTTTAGATAATCGTTTATTGATTCGCAAAGTGGAAACGACCACTCAAAAACCTACCATGTTCCTGCGTTCACCCAATGAAATTAGTGTTAATTGGAAGAAATTCTCCGATACCTGTATAGTACCGTATTTTATAGTTGCTCCTCCCGGTTATCCTTTGCGTACTTGGCTTATGCAAAAATACGACAAACCCAAAGAAACATGggaatatgaatttaataaatgtttccgtagtttaaacatttataaagatGTTGCTATGAAGAGATTATTTGGACGTTGGCATATTTTAAACACCACCGAATGCATAATACCGGAATCGAAGACTTTTATAGTAAAAGCCTGCTGTATTTTGCATAATCTTCTAGAGGATCGCAGAGAATACTTTTCCATGGAGTGGAGTAAAGATTTTAATGCGGCTAGATATGAATATAAGCTTGGTACAGCGGTGACACAATTCTATAATGATTCCAAACCGGCAATAGAAAAACGTAATAGTATTGctaagttaataaatttaacaaaagtccAGGAAGCGaattag
- the LOC111684017 gene encoding 60S ribosomal protein L10a-2, with protein sequence MASKVSRDTLYESVNSVLEFSSKKKRGFLETVELQIGLKNYDPQKDKRFSGTVKLKHIPRPKMKVCILGDQQHCDEAKANGVECMDAEALKKLNKNKKLVKKLAKSYDAFLASESLIKQIPRLLGPGLNKAGKFPGLLSHQESMMGKIEEVKSTIKFQMKKVLCLSVAVGHVEMKQDELVQNIHLSINFLVSLLKKNWQNVRSLHIKSSMGPPQRLY encoded by the exons ATGGC TTCAAAAGTTTCCCGTGATACTTTGTACGAGAGCGTTAACAGCGTCTTGGAATTCTCCTCCAAGAAGAAGCGTGGCTTCTTGGAAACCGTTGAATTGCAAATCGGTTTGAAGAACTACGATCCCCAAAAGGATAAGCGTTTCTCCGGCACTGTCAA ATTGAAGCACATTCCCCGCCCAAAAATGAAGGTCTGCATCTTGGGTGATCAACAGCATTGTGATGAAGCCAAGGCTAACGGCGTCGAATGCATGGATGCTGAAGCTTTGAAGAAATTGAACAAGAACAAGAAGTTGGTTAAGAAATTGGCCAAATCCTATGATGCTTTCTTGGCTTCTGAATCTTTGATCAAACAAATTCCCCGTCTCTTGGGTCCCGGTTTGAACAAGGCTGGCAAGTTCCCTGGTCTTTTGTCTCACCAAGAATCCATGATGGGCAAGATCGAAGAAGTCAAATCCACCATCAAGTTCCAAATGAAGAAAGTATTGTGCTTGTCCGTTGCCGTCGGTCACGTTGAAATGAAACAAGACGAATTAGTTCAAAACATTCATTTGTCCATCAATTTCTTGGTATCTTTGTTGAAGAAGAACTGGCAAAACGTTCGCTCTTTGCACATCAAGTCATCTATGGGCCCACCCCAACGTTTGTACTGA